In Hyalangium ruber, the DNA window TCTTCGCGATGAAGTCGGGCATCTTGTGCTCGCCCTTGGACATGTCGATGGTGACCATCTCGCAGGGCAGGCCCAGCTCGTGGATGAGCGCGCGGACCTTGAAGGCGGCAGAGGAGAACGGGTGGTGGTAGAGCTTCATGGGACCTCCAAAGGGTTGATGCCTGAAAAGGCGGCCTACCATACGCGGAGGAGCCTGCTTTCGGCCATGGACCGGCTGTAGGCTCCCCGGCCTTTTCACGGGCAGAGGGGTACACATGAAAGCAGCACGCTTCGCGGCCTTTGGCGCACCCTTGGAGGTCATCCAGGTGGTGGATGAGGATCCTGGTTCCCTGGCGCCCGGAGAGGCGCTCGTGGAGGTGCTGGCCACGCCCATCCACCCCTCGGACATCGCGACGATCGGTGGACTGTACGGCGTGCTGCCGAAGCTGCCGGCGGTGCCCGGCAACGAGGGCGTGGGCCGCGTGGTGAAGGTCGAGGGCGAGGCGGCGGTGAAGCCGGGAGACACCGTCTTCCTGCCCCTGGGCGCGGGCACGTGGCGCACGCACATCAAGACCAAGGCCCAGCGCCTGCTGCCCGTTCCTCCCGGAGCGAACCTGCACCAGATGGCGATGCTCTCCATCAACCCGCCCACCGCGGAGCTGATGCTGCGGGAATTCGTCAAGCTGGAGCGCGGTGAGTGGCTCATCCAGAACGCGGCCAACTCGGCGGTGGGTCGCAACCTCATCTCGCTGGCGAAGCTCGAGGGCATCAAGACGATCAACGTGGTGCGACGCTCGGACGTGGCGCAGGAGCTGAAGGCGCTGGGCGCCGACGTGGTGTTGGAGGACGGGGAGGACCTGCCCAAGCGCGTGCGCGAGGCGACGGGAGGGGCTCCGCTGAAGCTGGCGATCGACGCGGTGGCGGGCTCGGCGACCTTGCGACTGGGCGAGGCGGTGTCGCCTGGGGCCACGGTGGTGAACTACGGCTCGATGAGCCTCAAGGCGCCGAGCCTCTCGCCGGCGGCGCTCATCTTCAAGAACGTGACGCTGCGCGGCTTCTGGCTGGTGCATTGGATGAACACGACGCCGCGCGAGGCCCAGATGGCGCTCATGTCTCGGATGGCGAAGCTGGTGATGGACGGCACGCTGAGCGTGCCGGTGGATGCCACCTTCCCGCTGGAGAACATCCACGAGGCGCTGGCGCGGGCCATCTCGGGTGGGCGCCAGGGCAAGGTGCTGCTGACTCCGGTGAAGGCCTGAGAGACGAGGAGAGATTCCATGCCAGGACGAGTCGAAGGCAAGGTGGCGCTGGTCACGGGAGCGGCGTCGGGGCTGGGGGCCGCGGCGGCGCGGATGCTGGTGCGCGAGGGCGCGCGGGTGGCGCTGACGGATGTGAACGAGGAGGCGGGTCAGGCGCTGGCGAAAGAGCTGGGCATGACGGCGCGCTTCTGGCGCCTGGACGTCACTCGGGAGGAGGACTGGGTGGCCGTGGTGGATTCGGTGCTCGCGACGTTCGACCGGCTGGACGTGCTGGTGAACAACGCGGGCATCGGCATCGCCAAGGACGTGGAGGCGCTGAGCCTTCAGGAGTGGCGCCATGTGAACGCGGTGAACCTGGATGGGGTCTTCCTGGGGTGCAAGCACGGCATCCGCGCCATGAAGCAGTGCGGCGCGAAGGGCTCCATCATCAACATGAGCTCCGTGGCGGGGCTGGTGGGGGCACCTTCCCTGCCTGGCTACTGCGCGAGCAAGGGCGGTGTCCGGCTGCTGACCAAGTCGGTGGCGCTGCACTGCGCGAAGCAGGGCTACGGCATCCGCTGCAACTCCGTGCATCCGGTGTTCGTGGACACGCCGATGGTGGACTCGCTGGCGAGCCTGAAGGGCGATCCCGCCGTGGGGAAGCAGCACATGGCCAAGAACATCCCGATCGGCCGACTTGGAGAGCCGGATGAGGTGGCCTACGCCATCATCTACCTGGCCTCGGATGAGTCGCGGCTGATGACGGGCTCGGAGGTCATCCTGGACGGCGGCGCCACCGCGCAGTGAGCGGAAGCCTCACTCGGCCCGGCACGCTGGGTCGAGCAGCTCCGGCCGGTACTCGAAGTGCATCGTGTCGTAGTGGTACCAGCGCCCTCCCCAGATGAAGCCCTCGGCCTCGAACGCATCCACGATGACCTGGGGGATCTGGTTCGCCCACTTCACTGGGTGCTTCGGCTTCGCCCACTCCCAGTAGTGTGAGCGCGTCACGTTCAGATCGATGGACACTCCGTAGGAGTGCGCGCTCTGGCGGTTCGTGTTCGCGATGTTCCGCCAGTTGAATGTGCCTCCCACCTTCGTCAGGTACGGCCGCAGCGAGGGCTCCTGCTTCAGCACTGCCTCGAGCCGCTTCTCCACCCGCGAGAACACAGGCGCGACCTTGCGATGCACCTTCAGCTTCTGGCCCAGGAATGTGATGTCCACCACATCCACCTGCTCCTGGGTGGCTCCATAGGCCGCGTGGAACAACGGATCGAAGCGGATACGCCCTGGGTCCTCGTTCTCCCGCGTCACGGGCGCGATGGGGCCCGTGCGGTAGGGAATGGAGAAGGTGTCCTCCAAGTCAGCAGCTTCGAGCTTCTCCTCGAAGGACTTCGCGCGCCCGTCATCGAACGGGTACGACTTGCCGTCGGGCAGCCGCGCCATCCATCCCCCCTCCCCTTTCACCGGCTCCACCGGGTACCACTTCGCCAAGCAAGCCAGCGCTGCGGGCGGGGCCTCCGCCGAAGCAGCGCCCCCGAGCATCAGGGCACACCCGAGAATCACTCTCCTCATGCCGTCCAGATGGCCTCGACCCGGGTGCGCACCTTGAAGCGCGCCTCGGTAAAGCCCGGCAGCGTCCGCAGCGGCACGAGCGCCGGGCAGCGATCGATCCACTCCAGGTCGATGAGCGCCGTGTCCGCCGCGCGCTGGAAGTACCCCATCGCGCGCTCCGCCTGCCCCGAAAGGCACAGGATCTCCGTGGCGAGCTGACACATCATCGACACGAACCGTGGGCTCACCCTCCCCTGCAGCACCCTGTCGAACTGCTCCACCGCTCGGTCCGGAGACTCCTCCTCCAGCGCCGCCGCCACGAACATGCTCGCGTTGAGCGTCATGTTCTGAGGCTCATCCTGCAGAGCGGCGCCGCAGCGTTGGAGCTCCTCGACGTCCCGGAACCACGCGGCCACACGCATCCGCAGCAGGAGCGTCGGCATCCGCAAGAACGGATAGGTCATCAGCCGCTCTACGGTCTTCTGATACTCCTCCCTCTTGCCGCGCAGCGCGCTGCAGCGGGCGATCTCGTACAGGGCGCTGGCCATCCCGGGATCCAGCTCGTAGGCCAATTGCAGACGAGGCAGGCCCTCGTCGGCGCGCCCTGCTTCGCACTGCAGGCTCCCCAGGTACTGCAGCGCCGCCGCATAGGTGGGCGCCGAGGCCAGCGCGGACCGCAGCGCCACCACGGCCGTTCGCCAGTCTCCCTCCTGGGTCGCCAGCATGCCCCGAGCCAGCAGCGTCTCGACCACCTCGGGCGCCTGCTGGCTGGCCCGCTCGACGCTGGCGCGGCCCACGGCGGACCAGTCGACCGTCTGATCCGCCAGGCGCATGAACCACGCCCTCATGGAAGCCACGGCATGCAGCGCCACCGCTGGCACGAAACCTGGACTCCGCGCGAGGCATTCCTCCAAGGGGAGAATCACCTGCTCATGAAGGACCCGAGGCGCCGAATGCGCCTGGGCGAGCACCTGTCGGTATCGCGCCAGCACCTCCGGCGTGGCCGCGCTGCTGTACGTGGCGATGAGCAACTCCTGGCGCAGCGCCTCCGCCATCCGCTGCGCCAGCCGATCCTGCAGCGCGAAGAGATCCTCGCCCGAGTCCTCGAAGCGGCCGCTCCACAACTGGATGCCCGAGGCCACCTCCACCAACCGCAGCGAGGCACGCACCTGAGCACCCATGCTCTGCACCGCCCCATCCGCCACGTACCCCACTTCCAGCTCCCGCCCCACCACGCGCGGATCCCGCTCGCTGCGAAAGCGTGCGGTGGCCCCGCTCCCCTGGACCCGGACGCCCCGCGTCCGCGACAGCACGTCGATCAACCCCTCGGTCACCGCGTCCCCGAGGAACTCCTGCTCCCGAGGCCCCATGAAGCGCAGCGGCAGCACCGCCAGCCCCTGCTCTCCCGCGCGCAGCATCGTCCGAGGCGTGTACCCACCCGAGCCCGTGCTGATCTGCGTTCCCCACCCGCCGGACTGGGACGTCCCCCGAGGCGTCACCATCGCCGCCCCGGACACTCCCGTCGCGGGCGAAGCGGCAGGGCCCGGAAGCTCCACCGCCTCTCCCACCGAGGCCAGCCATGCGCGAAGCGCCGAGGCAACCTCCTGCGTCCCCGACGGCCGCTCTTCCGGCTCACGCGCCAGGCACCGCCGCACCCACTCCGCGAGCGCGTCCGGCACCCCAGGCCGCCCCGCGGGGTCCGGCGGCGGCTGCCGCAACCGCGCGAAGGCCACCGCCATCGGAGACTCCCCCGTGAACGGCGCTTCGCCCGTGAGCATCTCGAAGAGCAGCAGCCCCACCGCGTAGAGATCCGAGCGCGCCTCCACCTCGCCGCCCGACAACTGCTCGGGCGCCATGTACATGGGCGTGCCCACCATGCCCTGCGTACGCGAGGCTGTCTCCCCCGCCATCGCCCGGGCGATGCCGAAGTCGGTGAGCACCACGCGGCCGCTCCGCTCCACCAGCACGTTGGCGGGCTTCAGGTCTCGATGCACCACCCCCGCCGCGTGCGCCGCCACCAACCCCTCGCACACCGCCAGCGCGATGCGCGCCGCCCTCGCTGGCGAAAGCACCCGCTCCCGCCTCAGCAGCGACTGCAGATCCTCTCCCTCCACGTACTCCATCGTGAGGAAGAGGTGCCCCGCGTGCTCGCCCAGGTCATGCGTGCGCGCCACGTTGGGGTGGGAGATGCGCCGGGCCAGCCGGACCTCGCGGCGGAAGCGCTCCAGCAGATCGCGCCCCCGGCCCTCGTCCAGCTCCAGCATCTTCAGCGCGACCACATCCCCGACCAGCGTGTCCTGCGCCCGGTACACCGCGCCCATGCCCCCGCGGCCAATCAATCCCAGCAGCAGGTAGCGCCCGGCGAAGAGCTCTTCCTGGACCCTGGCCGCCACGCTCCCCGTACCCGACGCGGGCACCACGGTATCGTTGCTGCCCAGCGGGCTATCGGCTCCGTCATGTTCCTGGGACACGGGCCGCGCAGTCTAATCCCCGCGACTTTTCCCGCCCAGCAATCCGCGACGCCGAGCCCCTGTCAGGTTGGCAGCCCTTTCAAACCTGGCAGCCCGCACCCGGAGTCACTCCCCGTTCCAGCCCACCTGGAAAGCCTGCCCTTTCGCCTCTCTCAGGTCTCCCGGCGCTCGGGGTAGGCTGTGCCCGTGTCACGGGCA includes these proteins:
- a CDS encoding glucose 1-dehydrogenase — translated: MPGRVEGKVALVTGAASGLGAAAARMLVREGARVALTDVNEEAGQALAKELGMTARFWRLDVTREEDWVAVVDSVLATFDRLDVLVNNAGIGIAKDVEALSLQEWRHVNAVNLDGVFLGCKHGIRAMKQCGAKGSIINMSSVAGLVGAPSLPGYCASKGGVRLLTKSVALHCAKQGYGIRCNSVHPVFVDTPMVDSLASLKGDPAVGKQHMAKNIPIGRLGEPDEVAYAIIYLASDESRLMTGSEVILDGGATAQ
- a CDS encoding protein kinase domain-containing protein; the encoded protein is MSQEHDGADSPLGSNDTVVPASGTGSVAARVQEELFAGRYLLLGLIGRGGMGAVYRAQDTLVGDVVALKMLELDEGRGRDLLERFRREVRLARRISHPNVARTHDLGEHAGHLFLTMEYVEGEDLQSLLRRERVLSPARAARIALAVCEGLVAAHAAGVVHRDLKPANVLVERSGRVVLTDFGIARAMAGETASRTQGMVGTPMYMAPEQLSGGEVEARSDLYAVGLLLFEMLTGEAPFTGESPMAVAFARLRQPPPDPAGRPGVPDALAEWVRRCLAREPEERPSGTQEVASALRAWLASVGEAVELPGPAASPATGVSGAAMVTPRGTSQSGGWGTQISTGSGGYTPRTMLRAGEQGLAVLPLRFMGPREQEFLGDAVTEGLIDVLSRTRGVRVQGSGATARFRSERDPRVVGRELEVGYVADGAVQSMGAQVRASLRLVEVASGIQLWSGRFEDSGEDLFALQDRLAQRMAEALRQELLIATYSSAATPEVLARYRQVLAQAHSAPRVLHEQVILPLEECLARSPGFVPAVALHAVASMRAWFMRLADQTVDWSAVGRASVERASQQAPEVVETLLARGMLATQEGDWRTAVVALRSALASAPTYAAALQYLGSLQCEAGRADEGLPRLQLAYELDPGMASALYEIARCSALRGKREEYQKTVERLMTYPFLRMPTLLLRMRVAAWFRDVEELQRCGAALQDEPQNMTLNASMFVAAALEEESPDRAVEQFDRVLQGRVSPRFVSMMCQLATEILCLSGQAERAMGYFQRAADTALIDLEWIDRCPALVPLRTLPGFTEARFKVRTRVEAIWTA
- a CDS encoding M15 family metallopeptidase, giving the protein MARLPDGKSYPFDDGRAKSFEEKLEAADLEDTFSIPYRTGPIAPVTRENEDPGRIRFDPLFHAAYGATQEQVDVVDITFLGQKLKVHRKVAPVFSRVEKRLEAVLKQEPSLRPYLTKVGGTFNWRNIANTNRQSAHSYGVSIDLNVTRSHYWEWAKPKHPVKWANQIPQVIVDAFEAEGFIWGGRWYHYDTMHFEYRPELLDPACRAE
- a CDS encoding zinc-dependent alcohol dehydrogenase family protein — its product is MKAARFAAFGAPLEVIQVVDEDPGSLAPGEALVEVLATPIHPSDIATIGGLYGVLPKLPAVPGNEGVGRVVKVEGEAAVKPGDTVFLPLGAGTWRTHIKTKAQRLLPVPPGANLHQMAMLSINPPTAELMLREFVKLERGEWLIQNAANSAVGRNLISLAKLEGIKTINVVRRSDVAQELKALGADVVLEDGEDLPKRVREATGGAPLKLAIDAVAGSATLRLGEAVSPGATVVNYGSMSLKAPSLSPAALIFKNVTLRGFWLVHWMNTTPREAQMALMSRMAKLVMDGTLSVPVDATFPLENIHEALARAISGGRQGKVLLTPVKA